From a region of the Lactuca sativa cultivar Salinas chromosome 4, Lsat_Salinas_v11, whole genome shotgun sequence genome:
- the LOC111902271 gene encoding uncharacterized protein LOC111902271 yields MDTWIVAVAAGAGYIAQHFRKCKQTGEQITSESPSFNSSFNDKPNSPKYPPDRPNSPKWPFRRSTKKQDDSKVKSEVSQGVSISTTEVTSTSVNGVISNNCEGNSVFSPSTMFPRFVGSDNRVSEETMGTPRSRMLLRNRRAIKPLTSLESCVMAQLHTPFASPSSKTTRQFLVTDGNKVINRSSGVTFLGSSGIKQNDSDAMLHVCIGMSFGILYSFMANRREVEKLNRLLKQTESLVQDLEEEIEMKDSLVMQELTIDDHKSQRTDDGYNNLEELTDSNNKESVVIQKAKDESFSEIEAELEAELEMLELNMTSSTLERRISDLFEVDPDFEPDVAQGELRADMVMDKRNEDESGSRSRSTTGSPPCANYAVSPRELSLRLHELLQWQLEDRIRELEAEIESKNTQNHKSWKDLSSSDENPNPNIVDVEDEPVVLNLSGEALDAYNEACNEFAKFDDDSDENDDDDDDGTPIINGGSQEDDDDEDEMEKLLIKHIVEKARQGSPMVLNAQRALFSE; encoded by the exons ATGGATACATGGATAGTTGCAGTAGCCGCTGGTGCAGGCTATATAGCCCAACATTTTAGAAAATGTAAACAAACTGGTGAACAAATTACATCAGAATCACCATCTTTCAACAGTTCTTTTAACGACAAACccaattccccaaaataccctccCGACAGACCCAATTCCCCAAAATGGCCCTTCCGCAGGTCAACAAAGAAACAAGATGATTCCAAAGTTAAAAGTGAAGTTTCTCAAGGTGTTTCTATTTCTACTACAGAAGTAACTTCTACTAGTGTAAATGGTGTAATTTCAAACAATTGTGAGGGTAATAGTGTCTTTTCACCATCAACCATGTTCCCTCGTTTTGTTGGCAGTGATAATAGGGTAAGTGAAGAAACCATGGGTACTCCTAGAAGTAGAATGCTATTAAGAAATCGAAGAGCCATTAAACCTTTAACCTCATTGGAAAGCTGTGTCATGGCTCAGTTACACACTCCATTTGCTTCACCTTCTTCAAAGACCACAAGACAATTTCTAGTGACTGATGGCAATAAGGTAATTAACAGGTCAAGTGGGGTTACTTTTCTTGGGTCTTCAGGgattaaacaaaatgattcaGATGCAATGCTACATGTGTGTATTGGGATGTCTTTTGGCATATTATATTCTTTCATGGCAAATAGACGTGAGGTTGAGAAACTGAATCGGTTGTTGAAGCAAACTGAAAGTTTAGTTCAAGATCTTGAAGAAGAGATTGAGATGAAAGATTCGTTAGTCATGCAAGAACTTACAATTGATGATCATAAATCTCAAAGAACAGATGATGGATATAATAATTTGGAGGAATTAACAGATAGTAATAACAAAGAATCTGTTGTTATTCAGAAGGCAAAAGATGAATCTTTTAGTGAAATTGAAGCAGAGCTTGAAGCTGAACTTGAAATGCTTGAATTGAATATGACTTCTTCCACCTTAGAAAGAAGGATTAGTGATCTTTTTGAG GTTGATCCAGATTTTGAGCCAGATGTGGCTCAAGGTGAGTTAAGGGCTGACATGGTGATGGATAAGAGGAATGAAGATGAAAGTGGAAGCAGAAGCAGAAGCACCACTGGAAGTCCTCCATGTGCAAACTATGCAGTTTCACCTAGAGAATTAAGCTTAAGGTTACATGAACTCCTTCAATGGCAGCTTGAAGATCGAATCAGAGAATTAGAAGCAGAAATCGAAAgtaaaaacacccaaaatcacaaATCTTGGAAAGATTTGTCAAGCAGTgatgaaaaccctaaccctaacattGTTGATGTTGAGGATGAGCCTGTTGTTTTGAATTTATCGGGTGAGGCTTTAGATGCTTATAATGAAGCTTGTAATGAGTTTGCAAAGTTTGATGATGATTCAgatgaaaatgatgatgatgatgatgatggaacACCCATTATCAATGGAGGTTcacaagaagatgatgatgatgaggatgaaaTGGAGAAGCTCttaataaaacatattgttgagAAAGCAAGACAAGGGTCTCCTATGGTTTTAAATGCACAAAGGGCCTTGTTTTCTGAATAA